The segment TcatttaaaactaataaataaataaataaataaaaaaaaaaaaaaaacttcacgaaTCTAAAATCGGATGAAACTTGTCTTGGCAACAATTGTTGCAGGCATTGGAAAGATGGAACCTAATGATTTATATTGCTACTATAGATTATtgtcgtatatatgtatgtgtttatatgtatgtatgtattatgtatgtatatatatatatatatatatatatacacatatatatacatatatataaatattattaaatcttTTCAGGCAGgtataaaatcaaatttaaaaaccatgagaAATAAAATAGAGAAACTGAGGTTGATGCTGATCATCTGCGTCTTCTGGGCAAAGTACAAGGTCACCAGCGTTCatggcaacaacaacaacgacaacaacaacaacaacggcgGTATGATTGACTGCGACGATTTCGCAGAAAAAGAAAAGCAGGAATGTCACGGTGAGTGTCGTTTCTCTACtgaggtgctgctgctgctgcctggcAGAGTTCTCCAGCGGCCCCAAAGTCTCCGCGTTTTCCTTCTCTGTTCTGCTTCCTTGGAGGCCATTCCTTTCCTGGCTTTGTTCACACTATACCAGCTGCTcagtcacacacatacacacgcacactagatatatacgagtgtgtgtgtgtgcctgtgtgcgtctgtgtgtatgtgtttgtataactgaatcacgaaagtttggaacgtaataaatgcataaagaaagatataaatatgtatatatatatataatatatatatatatatatatatatatatatctatatatatatatatatatatatatatatatatatatagatatatatatatatatatatatatatatatatatatatatatatatatcctgcttttctctctctcctctctctctcgtctctgtctctctctctctcacacccaaTGCACCGACTGTACTTTATTTCAGAAATGTCAGGAAATGGCGGATTATTAGATATATTCAGTAGAAATCTTCGTCTTTAAAACTGAGACTCCTACTGAGAGCGGTCGTTTCACTGACACCTGACTCTTCTCCACAGCTCAGCAGTTCCTCAAACTCGCGAGGAAGGGGAAATTCGCCGACGTTCGCCATAAACTTCGCAAAGACAGTGTCAACAAGAATTATTTATTGGCATATACAGAAAAACTTGGTAAGCATTTTAGTTGTATTAGTAGGTCATAGTGGTTGTAGTTCTACTATTcacaaataataatcaaaaaacGTGTTGAAGTTTCTCCGGAACAATCTAATGTCCTgtatagtgtataatgctgtatgaaattctcagccccGACCAGGGGGTGGCTTGCGTAGTTGGCACctttagcggtgccagacgcacgattacggctacctttaaccttaaatacaataaaacctactgaggcgagatggttgcaatttagtatgtttgatgattcgagggtgaatgatcaacataccaatttgcagccctctagcctcagtagattttaagatctgacggcggacagcaaaattacagacagacagacaaatagccatctctctagttttcttttacagaaaactagaaaccaCAGAATATGTTCTGACATTCTGTGCTTAAATATATTGCATAAACACTCGCCTAGAATTTGCACGACTGAATAGAAATCAAAGTTGATagactcagtggtctggttaaactatgttACTTATTAATGATAATGAGATACTTGAAGAAGCACCTAGCTTCGGTGACAGCTGTAAATGCTATGAATGGCCTGCTCAAGGCGGCAAGTAGAATGTTTGGTGTGTTGATTTCTGGGAGTGTGTTatgttggtgtttttacgttgcaaggaaccagtggttattcagcaatgggaccaacggctttacgtgacttccgaaccacgtcgagagtgaacttctatcaccagaaatacacatctctcactcctcaatggaatggccgagaatcgaacccgcgaccaccgaggtgagaagcaaacaccaaaccaaccacgccactgaggagctaaaGGGTACGAGTTTGTCGGTACGCATCATGAAGAGGAATAGGTTGAGCAATACGAGTGATATTATCATCAAGTTAGTTGGAGAAGTCTTTACGGTCACGCAGCGAATTCTTACAGGAAGCGGTTGAGAAGTCAGCGCCGTTTATTGAAGGAATAGGAAGGAAATCTATTACAATAAAAGATCATGAAGACAAGATGTTTATTGTTCATTATAGACGAGTTTTTTGTGTATGTCGTAAGGGCTGCTTTgttgtatctgtatgtatgtgtcgTATAGACTATTTTGTTGTATGTGTTTATTGTATAGGCTGTTTTGTTGTATCTGTATGCATGTGTTGTATTGACTATTTTGTTGTATGTGTATGTTGCATAGGCTGTTTtgttatatctgtatgtatgtgttgtatagacaattttgttgtatgtgtatgtatgtgttgtatagACTATTATGTTGTATAGGCTGTTttgttgtatgtgtatgtatgtgttgtatagACTATTTTGTTTTATGTGTATGTTGTATAGACTATCTTGTTGTATGTGCATGTTGTATAGCCTATTTTGTTGTACATGTGTTTCAATTTTGAGCTGTTATATAGTCGATCAACAGAATGACAAATCAAATAGTCTCGTGAAATCATTTCAGACATTATGACGGATGTCATTAGGGTGACAATATACAAAATTGGGTCGAGACCAATCTTTTCGGCTGATTTTTCAAGGCTGACAAGCAAACAAGAATGAAAGAGATTTTGTCTGTTTACCATCTAAGCCGTAGActacttttttttagttattgtgTTGACTATATTAGTAATAGccgtagtagtagcagtagtagataAAAAACTATCGTTTCACTTTTTGGACAGAACTATCATGAGCCAAAGAAACATTTGGAGTAGAtgaattattttccaaataattGTCATAGTTACTACGAATCTTCCATTCTTTCTTACATGTCATGGGATGTAactatgaagaaaaaaatcaaagtttttcattaaagaaatgaAGCTCTACAGAGGAGCTGGTTTGAAATTCATCTGATATTCATATCTAAGAAAGTGGTACCTACCGAAATAGAAATGGTTGAACAAACCACTTCGCATAGTTCCTAAAtcgaaagttttctttttatcaacTGCAGGTCTTCAAAAAGGATACACCGGATTGCTTTGGGCAGCCCACAACAACGACACAGCAATGGTCAACTTCCTGGTCGACGAGGGCTCCCTCGTCTCTCGTGCCAGCGCTTCTGGTAAGTTGGTCACGTTCGGTCGGTCAACAAAAATTCCTTTGTGAGAAACTGAAGCTTTTCCGCTAATCTTTCATTCTTATATCTAATACTAGAACTTACAATATTTCAATACTTTTCAACAGAATCGTTcgtaatgttctttttttttttttattcagagcgACAAACTTACCATTTCGTATTCACCATTCAAacgttatttatttgaatgaagaaaTTTTTCGAATCATTTCGAGAAGGGAGGCCGTGCAACCTAATGACTTTTACAACCTGGGCCcgaagaaaagaataaaaggaaaggaaaataatgtaGACCTTCCTCTTTAAGGATGAAAGGTTAGAAGGGTCACGAAAGACGGTAGCAGGAAGCGAATTCCCAACAATGAATGGCGGGACGATCAGAGAGAGAATCGGTTTTCACACAAGAACAACCATATGAGGCGGCCTGGCTGGTGTGGTAAGGCCGACAGAGAATATACGGAGCAGTGACCAAAGTACTTCATGCAAAAAAGAATGAGATATAGAGAACTTGCAGCAGAGAAGATCGAGAGATGAGGTGAGAATGGCATCGCTCATCAAATGAGGATGAAAACATGAGAAGAACCACCTCAACTGAGAGAGCAATACTCCGAACAAAAACCAATATGTCCAACGTAAAACTTTTGATAACTTATTTAGCAATCTGAATAATGAGATCATTCCAAAACAAGTTAGAAGCAACGTGAACGTTCTGAATTCAGATAAAAATTACTGGTGAAATTGAATCACCATAACGATCAAGCTTTTTGCGCTTCACTGTGATCAACGACAAAGGGTTGAGATGTCAGTAAGAATAAGATGGACAAGTTGAATCTTCAGCGAAATCGTGGATaggaaaagagaggaaaagatcTACATAGATAGGAGAACAGATTCCAAAAGGAACGCAATTTTAAATGGGAGAGACAAGATGTTAAGCCGTCGGCAGCAACAGGtaggaaattaaatatatatatatatatgtatatatatatatatatatatatatcatacatatacatatatgtatatatatatatatatatatatatatatatatatatacatatacatatatatacatacatacatatatatatatatatatatatatatatatatatattatatatatatatatttatattaacgaaaaaaatggatgaaaaataaaataaaattgtaagcGATTATGGCTGTTTCAGAGCTGACTCACACAcgaatttcataaaattaaataaaaatcgaaTATTCGTGTGAACAAGCATGCAGCATGAAAAGCAGCTTCCCAATCAACGTAAAATTTGGACAAGGACTCGTTATGGATGGAGAGCCTTCATCTGAATTGACTGTAGCGCAGAAAAAAGTCCATCGTGTGAGGCAGATGCTGAAACAACTTTGCCCGTACAGCTTAGGCTGCACATTTAACACTATACAGACTTCTGTAATATAAAGAGTAAACAACATCTTTATAAGGTTTTAAAACCAGAGATGACAAAGTTAAAGATCTGAGTTCAGTTGAGTTCCTGCAGATGTTCCGGGAAGAAATTGTGCTCTGGAAGAACTGAGGATCCGGAGGAAAGGGAAACGGGAACAATATACCACAGAAGAAGGGTCCTTCTTGACGTCTCTTGCGAAACCGGATTCTTAAGACTTCCTAACCGTACAGACAAGAAACCCCATGAGCGCTCTGAGTTCATCCCATCTGAAAATAAACTGTGTGTATACTAAGTTGATATTCTGAATATGATAGATTCTTCATTATAATACGGAAGCCAAATGAAACTGGCAATAATGGCTGTAACGAAATTGGCATCGGTAGCTTTAAACACTTATGTTTTACAGAATCTGAATTATCGGcttaattaaaaaaagtatatatataatatatatatatatatatatatatatatatatatatatatatatatatatattatatatatatatatatatatatatatatatatatatatatatatatatatatatatatatatataatatatatatatatatatatatatatacatatatatgtacatatatatgtattatgtatatatatatatatatatatatatatatatatatatatatatatatatatattatatatatatatatatatatgtatatatatatatatatatatattatatatatatatatatatatatatatattcacacacacatggaATGAGAGGCTCATGTTAAGCCTAAAAACTCCCAGAACAAGAGAGGCAATTTGCCTAACGTGAAACAAAGCCTTGTGATCTGGAGTGCGTATGGATGTTGAATCCATCATGGTTCGTAAACCACTGATAAAACGCTGCGGGTCTGTGAAGCTAGAATTTAGTTATGTGTATTGGTTAAGGGAAGGTCTCGAGTGGTTTGAAGTACGAAATTCTTTGCGCTTATCCAAAATAGGCGGGACTCCACCATTTGCATTTCAAACCTCTTGGATAACAAACAGCAGTGGAACCAAATAAGACTTACGATTAACAATTCACgcctatttacaaaacaaaattgtAATCCGACCTCAACTGGAGAACATTATCTTTCAGTATGGGATCCACAACTGAACGATGAAATATGCTCGGCGATTTACTCAGAatagttcagttttttttttttatcagtgattaagattttattatgaaatttttccTTCATTCAGCTAAGTTTTAAAGGTTATTCTCTTGTAATTGAAAAGCAAACCATGAGATTCTTTAAGCTTTCACTTCAAAGCTCATTAGTTAACTAATTGCAGGACATGATACGACCTTTAAAAAATGATCAACCCGCGGACTAAACAGTGATAACGATGTTGCCCCAATACCTACACATTGAAGACCGTTCGGGAAAGCGAAGATCGTCGTGAATAATGCGTAGAAATTCCGTAGGGGAGGGTTAGTGGCGCCAGTGCACCtcagtaggcattactaaaggttctttgcagtgtcccttcaacACCCtccctgcaacccctttcattccttttactggacctccatTTATAtgtcctttcttccatcttgctctccaccctctcctaacaagtatTTCATAGTGCATTTGCAAggttttttctcctgttacaccttttaagccTGCCTACTCTTTTCCCTTTCTAGCTGTGAATGACCTCagagttcccagtgcttggcgtttggcctaaactCTAAATTCCATCCCATTCCAATACGAAGAAATAGCCATGTTTCTCAGACTGATGTTGGTTTATGCCTCCTTATTTCAACCAGTGCTTCCATTTTGGGGAGCCTCCTCCTTTGTTTCTCCTCCCCATGAGATTTTCTCATCGACCCTTTTCTGTGGTTATTGGTTTTTCTGGCGTTCTAGATCACCATAACCCACATTAACCCTGAGAAGATCAGATATTGTCAGAGTAGTTGATTTAGTGAATATTTCTGTTCCTCTGGAATTTTCTCCAACTCATCTCTTTTTCTTCTAACCCCTTCCTATTTTGTTTCTTCAAGTTTGACTTGaaaaactgatgatgatgatgatgatgatgatgatgatgatgaaaactaAAGACATTCAGTATGTATCAGAACTTTCAATTGTTCTCACATTCCCCCTGGAACTGTGTTGGAATGACGTCTAAGCCAAGCGCCCTGCTTTGTCCTTTAGGAAACAAGAGTCTTTTCAAGGTGCAAGCGGCTAATATAGAGGAAAGCAAGTCAGAGGAAGACAGAAATATGGATGGTCAAAGATTTTAACGAGGCGAGTTTCTATTTCAGGTTATACGGCGCTATATTACATGGCAGAGCACGGCAACAAGGAGGCAGTTGACATGCTTCTCAGGCAGGGAGCCAAGGTGGACGCGCCTCTTTACAATGGCAAGTTTTCATCTTGGTTAACAGTTCCTTCATGTCTTTATTTTGCTAAATGAATAAGCAGTAgtgtactttatttttaattaattatattgtaacatttatgtgtatatattattatatgatatttatatctatatatatatatattatatatatataaatattatatatatatactcgtattgtataagtttatatttattttacaggtTTCACCCCGATGCTAATAGCAACAGAAAAGGGATTCTCCTCTATAGTGAAAGCTCTCTTGGACAAAGGTGCCAATCCTAATGTCGAATCATTAAAAACAggtatgtttatacacacacatacacacacacacacacacacacatatatatatatatatatatatatattatatatatatatatatatgtatatatgtatattataattatatatgtgtgtgtatgtttatatatcaaGTGcgtttatattaaatatttgtatgtatgtttaaaacatatttttgatAAACACTTGCATGAATCTTGTTCAATTGAAGGAGGCGAAATCAAATGACAATTAGATAACTGTCCCAGGCAGAATGACTGAAAACTTATTAACAAGGTCAGTTATGCAACTAGGGAGATGAGACAGACTGCAGGAAATTAGAGAATGTTATGGGACAGTGATTTAAATCATCATTGGACTATTGAGATGAGACGAAATTatggaaaggaaatgttattgttAATTATTCCTGAATGATGAGTAAAAGTTATtgattgtttgtctgtatggcgtttttacgttgcatggaatcagtggttattcagcaacgggaccaacggctttacgtgacttccgaaccgcgtcgagagtgaacttctatcaccagaaatacaaatctctcacttctcagtggaatgcccgagaatcgaactcgctgccccCGAGGTGGCACTCCAACACCATAATGACCACGCCACTTAGGCGCTGAAAGTTACAGAAATATGGATGTTTTCTTTGTAGAGCGTGAAAATGCCTCGAAGTGAGCATATATTTGGGAACCTTGGTCGAGGCAGCGCGGCTGAAAGTGCACAACGTTCAAGTTTCTGGTGACTCagcaaaaagaaaagcaaaaagctATTCCATTTCTTGATAGCCACaagaaataattttcataaacaaTGATCAAGATATCAGTTGAGCTAATCTATAACTAATTATTAAGATAGCTTTGCTAATTATATCTAATTATCAGTTATCAGCTGAGCTAATTATAGCTAATGATTAAGATAGCAGCTAAGCTAATCATAGCTGATGATTAAAATAGCAACTAAGCTAATCACGATGATTATTAAGATATCAGTTAAGCTAATCGTAGCTAATGATTAAGGACCACTTAATTACTCATAGCTAATGATTATGTTAGCAGCTAAGCTAATCATTACTGATTATTAAGATATCTTCTAAGCTTATCGTAACTAAAATTTCTGTAAGTGCATACGTCAGGCTTTCAGGGCTGTATAACCAAAATTCTTAGATCTAGGAAGTCAACAAAGGCTGCATCTTCGTCAAAGAttgattttgattgatttatggtcaCTGAAACTGACGTCCATTTTCGACCTCAAATAGAGGCAATACACCGAAACTTAAATTTGTATACCTACTGGTAAAGTGTGACCTTTGTTTGATTTGTACTTTGCTCGTAtacaattttgttttgatgttttgCACTCTATTTCAGGTCGAAAATGGTTTAGTGTGTTCAAGCCGAAACGtcccaatggaaaaaaaatattgaccatAGCGCTTGTTTGGCTGTTCCTGTTGAGGATCAGATTCTCTTAGAATTAATCTCTAGCACCTATCTAGAATTATGTTCATTGTCTTTTCacccatacataaataaatttacttCCTACAGGTCTCACCCCGATCTTGCTAGCTGCAGAGGACGGAAGCACCGATATTGTCAAACTTCTTTTGGACAAAGGAGCAGACCCGAATACCAAGTCCGAAACTAGAGGTGGGGTATAGGTCTAGGCAGTTTtctaaaagagaggaaaaatttttttttttctctgacaaTGCCGGTATAAAGAAAccttaatgaaattataaatgtctttataatatataaaatgtttcaaaACAGGCTGGTAGTGAGAATCATGTTACTTCATATGATTTCAAAATCACGGATAGACGTATCTTACAATGCTTAATGGATGGAAGGATTCAAGCTTGCATGATAAATCTAGATGGTAAATCATGTCCTACATGAGGCAAGGAGGGCATCATGCGATGTGCAGAAAAGCAGGAGACACTGTCTCATAAGACTGCTCACAAATCTAATGTTCATGTTCTGTTTTTCTGCAATCACAAGGCTTCAGATTCCTGCAGCCTTTCCAACAAGCTGTGGTCCTTCATTTTTTTCTGCAGGAGCAAGTAACCTCAAAACATTGTAATCCACCGCCTCATCTGTGCTGACCTTTTGTATCATCCTGTCTTTGATTTTCTCTACGATTCTGTCCGCGTGACTTCCCAGACACCTTCAAAATCCGTCATCCCATATTTCCAGCTTTTGTCTCCCATTCACAGTCTGCCTCCCTTGGCCTCATTCCTTCCGTAACAagtgattcacagtgcaactgcgaggttttccccctgttacacctttcaaaccttttactgtcaattcccatttcagcgctgaacgctaaatgacctcataggtcgcagtgcttggcgttggcctaaatgctatattcaatttaattcaaaatCCTAAATGCCTATTTACGCCAACCACCTCTATTCTTCCAACTCAATATCAGCATTCATTCCGAAATCTTTCTGTCGTCATTTTACTCTCTTAACGGTATTCTTACTAACCTTCACTTTCATTTttgtccgggttcgattccccgctctgccaacgcgaaatcagtgGAATATATGacttggggccagccctaggagagctgctaatcagctcaatGTTCCTTTTTACAAACTTTCAAACTCTTTCACCTTCACTTTGTCATCAAAGATTCATTAAGCCACTTTCTGTTCACAATCTCTATCCTTAGCCACAGATTATACTTATTATGTCGTTAACCTGAGTTTTTAtttgattcctttttatttctttttattcattttttttttaacaattcacaGACACAAAACATTTTCAGGCCCATTCTTACACTTACAAAAACATTACATTTTCCCAGTTCTGTGTTCTATCACAAACTTCATTTTCATGGTTAAAACCTGTTTcctgttattttccttttatttgctcTATACTTCATCGTTATATAGATCTATTTTCCATCTGTCTTTGTTAATAACTGTCTGTTTATTCATGTATATCTCATTCTACTTTTCCTTTTAGTTTCAACCTTTTCATTTAATTGTTCTGTAAAAATCCTTCATCCACAAACCCTATTGCTTGCTGAAATATAGCCTGCTCTTTCCCCATAAGATTGTTTAATATCTTTAATTTTCATTCCCATTCATTCTCGCGGTCCTTCAGGATTTTTCCCGCTTTACTTTGCCGCCAAAATGGGGAATTTGGTGATGGTCAATCTTCTCCTGAAAGCGAAGGCCGATGTCAACTATCAAACTTTAAACGGTAAAGGAATGGTGGACTTTTATTCTTACTTTGGAAATACACATCTTGGAAGTTCTGAAATATCAGATGTGATAGATGCTGCATTCATTCAATGATTCAATACAGCTTTGTCTCTTTTTGTCTCTTTACATTGACAGGCGAAACTGCTCTAATTGCGGCAACTGCCTGGGGTCGGGAGTCAATAGTTAATATCCTGCTGGGAGCCTCTGCTGATCCAAACATCGTTGATAATTTAAGTAAGGCATAAAATCCATcttgtaaattaaatttttattgttatccTTCCCCTGATCTAATACTTATGACTATCAAACCCAAAAACCGGCAAACAATAGTGAgcaatgacaacaacaacaacaaacatgaaTTGTCTTTATCAGATCTTGTATCTTGTGTTCAATTTATTACAAGGAATCCAAAAGCTGGCCAGTTTTCTAAGTTTACATAAACATTTACATGTATCATTTATCAATACCGTAACGAATATGTCCAGAAGAAGATTACTGAATTGTAACTCAACTTCAAAACAAATTCCCCattcagaataaaatatataatttttgttcgaGCTGTTTTTCTGTAATCTAACGGAAGTTAGGTTTACTTCTCTCACAAAACAgcacaataatttatttttaatctgcCAGATATATTTCAGCCAAATTTTAATACAGATAAAAACTTTTACTAATTAAATAGCCGACAAGCATGCACGATGCCATTCACTCTTTATTTTAGTTTCAAATCTCAAGTTAAAATCCCTACATTTCAAGGCTAAGACAATGATGTGGTAGACTTTTAACAGCAAAGACGTAGATGATTGGAAACATCTCCAGTCTCGTTGTTCACCACGAGATTATTTTGTGCTGCAATGAAAATCATTTACCGTGTGTAATTctcatgtttgtgtttgttttttttgattTTCCAGAAACGGGCGCACTCCACAGAGCAGCCTATTACGGTTACATTCCCATCCTTAAGAAACTCATTGAGAAAAAAGCAAACGTGAATGCCCAGAACGTTGAAGGTAATACCGTGTGTCTCTTGAATTAACTTATCAGTCTATTTTGGCATGGACCAGAAGCTTTGAAATCAATGCGTTATTCATAGAATACAGTGTAGGTGCACTGCAGTAATTGTTGCAGGTAATTTATCAGCAGTTTACACCCAGGTTATATGCCCTTTCAATATACTGAAGTACATTGAATCATACCCTCGGTATATAGTCACTCCAAAAAGACggtaattattcattcattcagcgCGGACAATGTTTTGTGAAATTTGTCCTTTGCCAAAGTTCAGGATAGAAACACGTCTGGCAGACTTTCTCTGTCAAAGCAACTTCTCCTCAGCTAAAGACATTTGGGCCCATATTTTATTTGTCCGAAATCAGTAGCTTTACTTCATTAAAGCTAGCTCGCAGTTACATTATATCTACATTCTTGTATCCTTTATTATTGGCTTCGTTTCGTCGAGTAAGTTAACAATATTGTTCTTCCTAACCTTATTCACAGAGCTAGTTGCGTTTAGGCTTTATATGCGTTGTGTGATTGCCATTACGCGAAAAACTTCCTTCATATAAAAGACAGGATATGTGACTGCTTCTAAGAGTGACTTCAGAATGATTTCCATTTTTCACGAAATATAGTGAAAGCTGACCCAAATGAGGATCTTTTTCAGAATGAAGACTGGGGCTCTTTTTAACAAATCAGTTCAGCGAACTTTCGTGTTAAACGTAATAGTTGTTACTCATCTATCTCCTTTACTCACTCTCTTACCTGCAATTTGCAAAATCTTAATATACTACAATGCGACTCTAACCCCCGCCCACGTCATTTTCGAAAATAGATCTCAAGAAATAGTCTCGCTTCCTTAGTAATTGTCGCTTTTTTCCTTTGCCTGTTACTAAAATTTATGTTTCCAATTTCACGCTTTATAATTCATTGGATTCCTAAGCGGTAGGTGGATCACAAAAGCGAAAACTGAACAGCGTCTTAGATATGTGGGCGAACCTTGAAGCTCATctctttttgtcttctttttaaacaaaaagaagTTCCCCACATAAGGAGGTAGCTATGCAGAAATAGGCAGTTTTTTTATTACCTGTCCTCCATCTTCCGGGtagggcggaggggggggggcggaattTTAAACCTGtttgaaaaaattgtaaaataagttTCAACTCTTCACCTTGTACTTCCCTCAGGCATGCACAATTATACTTCATGGATAGCAACTCCCTTTCATTTTTTGCTGTTCCTGTTATATGAACTGGGCAATTCGCAGTTATTTGAGATTAAGCTAGCGTCATGCCGGTATCGGCTCTTGCTAACAGAACAGCCCGTGAAGGGCAATTCGTCCAACCTTTCCCTCCGATCCTATAAACGTCTGGGTCGTCCTTTGAAACCAGAGGGAAGGATTCACAAACTAGtcaggttagatttttttttcttttttttta is part of the Macrobrachium nipponense isolate FS-2020 chromosome 6, ASM1510439v2, whole genome shotgun sequence genome and harbors:
- the LOC135216110 gene encoding ankyrin-1-like, whose amino-acid sequence is MRNKIEKLRLMLIICVFWAKYKVTSVHGNNNNDNNNNNGGMIDCDDFAEKEKQECHAQQFLKLARKGKFADVRHKLRKDSVNKNYLLAYTEKLGLQKGYTGLLWAAHNNDTAMVNFLVDEGSLVSRASASGYTALYYMAEHGNKEAVDMLLRQGAKVDAPLYNGFTPMLIATEKGFSSIVKALLDKGANPNVESLKTGLTPILLAAEDGSTDIVKLLLDKGADPNTKSETRGFFPLYFAAKMGNLVMVNLLLKAKADVNYQTLNGETALIAATAWGRESIVNILLGASADPNIVDNLKTGALHRAAYYGYIPILKKLIEKKANVNAQNVEGRTPLHFCAKGAQTSTLEELLKSCPDDRVRDMNGKTALELAKTEEEKLMKKRSKTRRTRTMLEGLRTFIPKLSGFTNKTCGTIKNRS